Proteins encoded in a region of the Candidatus Bipolaricaulota bacterium genome:
- a CDS encoding YebC/PmpR family DNA-binding transcriptional regulator, with protein MSGHNKWANIKYRKERQDKKRSGIFAKLIKEITLQARNGDPNPENNPGLAHAIERARAANLPKENIERAIKRATGELEGVSYEEITYEGYGPEGVAILVRVVTDNRNRAAAAVRHIFSKHGGNLAAAGSVAWLFERRGVLTLEQLPDEVDKDELLMNLIELGAQEFDDQGDLIEVYCSPNDLAALTQEVGKLGITPTRAEVTMIPKNTVHVEGTAAEKVLKLIDALDDNEDVQEVFANFDIPDEILAKVEGG; from the coding sequence ATGTCTGGACATAATAAATGGGCGAACATAAAGTACCGTAAGGAGCGGCAGGACAAGAAGCGCTCCGGCATCTTCGCCAAGTTGATCAAGGAGATCACTCTGCAGGCGCGCAACGGCGATCCGAACCCGGAGAACAATCCCGGGCTCGCCCACGCGATCGAGCGGGCGCGCGCGGCGAACCTGCCGAAGGAGAACATCGAGCGGGCGATCAAGCGGGCGACCGGCGAGCTGGAGGGCGTCAGCTACGAGGAGATCACGTACGAAGGGTATGGTCCGGAAGGAGTGGCGATCCTGGTGCGGGTGGTGACCGACAACCGCAACCGCGCCGCCGCCGCGGTACGCCACATCTTCAGCAAGCACGGGGGGAACCTCGCCGCCGCCGGGAGCGTGGCCTGGCTGTTCGAGCGACGCGGGGTACTGACCCTCGAACAGCTTCCGGATGAGGTGGACAAGGACGAGCTTTTGATGAACCTGATCGAGCTCGGGGCACAGGAGTTCGACGATCAGGGCGACCTGATCGAGGTCTACTGTTCTCCGAACGACCTCGCCGCCCTCACGCAGGAGGTGGGGAAGCTCGGGATCACCCCGACGCGCGCCGAGGTGACGATGATCCCCAAGAACACCGTGCACGTAGAAGGGACGGCGGCGGAGAAGGTTCTCAAGCTGATCGACGCCCTCGATGACAACGAGGACGTCCAGGAGGTATTCGCCAACTTCGACATCCCGGATGAAATTCTGGCCAAGGTCGAGGGCGGTTAA